The Phoenix dactylifera cultivar Barhee BC4 chromosome 12, palm_55x_up_171113_PBpolish2nd_filt_p, whole genome shotgun sequence genome includes the window TTGTTGTTTGACCTCGTTTAAATTCTTCCGATCAGTTAATCGTAAAACAATATCTTActtataaattaattattataatactattatcattgtctattttttatttattggaTTTTGAGCTTACTTGAGCTGGGCTAGGCTTAGCTCCCGCTTGACCTGTATTTATTATGTGAGCCTTTGTCAAGCTGAACCGGAGTGGTTTGTTTTGACAATTCTAATTATTTTCGAGGTATATTTATGTTATTCCCTTGCCAAATTAAGGAAAAACTTTAGGAGATTGTTTCAAgtattcttatattttgggcTTGTTTGGAATTCTATAATTAAGTTGCATTAGAGTTAGAGTTGTTGTTGTTGGAGGCTCGACCTTTCATGTTTGGAAGACAGGCAGGGGCAAGATAAGAAAGAGGCAGTTGAGGGGGGACGGAGTGGTGGAAGGGATGGAGGCAAGGAATGAGCGAAGGGGGAGTAGATGGAGGTGTAGATATATATGAGCATGGATTGGTGTTATTGTCTTTTGTTTACAAATTTTAACAccgtattcaatattatttggtGAGAAGTGACTCTTAGATTTCACTGGTCTGTCATACGCCTTTAGCATGTCGAGCTTGGGATTGCTATTAGGACTCCGTCTTGGGATTGCTATTAGGACTCCGTCCAGAATTTGCTggacttaaaaaaataaactaaagTGTATCCAAATGAAACTTTTGATGCTTAATCAAACCTCATAGACAGATGAAATTTTTAACTGGATAAGATCTGATGAATTAATCCAAATATGAACGGGATTATGCGCGTATTGCTCCATTTCCTTCATGCCTCTGTTCTGTTGTATCCATCGTTGAGCAGCTGGTGGACGTGGTCGGACCAATGACCTGTCCATAGAAGGGAGGTGGGGATCATGGAGCTAAGCTAATTATAGCTTAATTTAATGAGTCCAGGTGGCGGTACAGAAAGCAAACGTTTATCTCATTGCCAAGATGGTCGGGCCAGCCAACTAGGATCGGATCCAGATTTAGGTGATCCGAAGCAATAATCCAATCAAATCCAAGCTAAATATAATCTCATCATCACTAATCCAATTTCATTCTGACCCAGATACGAGGGCTCTAGTCTGAAggccttctaaatatcgaatctTAATCAGAATTAATTGCCTAATCGATTGCAGCCTAACGGTTTCGGATCCCGCTACCGATTCACGTCCAGATCAGATCCAATCAATTGGAACCCATTTTGGGAAGGCAAATCAATTTGGTAGCTGCGGGACCCACTACGGGTTTTTTCCGTTTTTTATAGAAGGGGCGGCCAGCGACGATGCGGGAAccggacgacgacgacgacggctGTTGCCACCGCGCTCGCGGGAGGAAGCGGACCAAggtggcggcggtggcggaGATGGGGGCCCAGGAGGAGGGAACGATCGAGCACAAAGTGTGCGCCCGGGTAGGGCTCCTCGGGAACCCCAGCGACGTCTACTTCGGCCGTACCATCTCCTTCTCGCTCGGAAATTTCTGGGCCTCCGTCCGGTTGGAGCCCTCCGAGGATCTCGTCATCCGCCCCCACCCCATCCACGATCTCGTCTCCTTCACCTCCATCCACCATCtggtctcttctctctctctctctctctctctctctctccgatcTTCTTGATCCTTCCTGGTCTTTTGTAAGTAGATCATTGTCGGTTTTGCGTGTAAATCGGATGGGTTAGATTCGTGCTTATGGACGAATCCAGCAATCTAATTCTCAATTTATGTTAGATAAATTGGAATCTTGGGCCTGATTGAATTCTGTTTTGCAAGAAAGCTAGCCTCCCTTCCTTATAATTAGAGGAGCAAACATCTTATCAGGAAGGATTCCTGGAGCGCAAAGAAAAAAATGtgtaaaaaaatattacatTTTTATCTcgcaaaaggaaggaaaaaaaggaaaaggaaggacatgagctatgttctatatttctaaagttaaACGATCGATAGCCTCATAGCTTATTGATATGCATGTTGTAGAGGTAGGACAGTAGCTTAGAATAGAGACACCATCTTGGGAATGCCATGTTTACCATACTTAAAATTATGAAAGTATTAACTTTTCAATAGCAATGAAATTTGATAAttcattttctttgtttatattgtgcaAAATTAGGATAATACAATTTAACAGTAACATTGCGATATGGTCAGGTGGATTGtcgtttattttttatatttgttgACAATTGGTCTATTTAACATGCATGAATATTTTcattgaattttgatgattggaTTGGTAAGCATATCATTTTCTCTATTCTACTAACTTTCTTTATTGTATTTGATACATGTTTTTGTTATCTATATCTCAGGTCCATCGCTTACAAAGTGAGGGATATTATGGAGGTGTTCGCTTGCTTATGGCAATTTGTAAAGTTTTCTACAAGCACTGCACCGATAATAATATAAAGTTAAAAGAAGGAAATTTCACCCTGTCTTACGACACCAATATTCCTCGCCAGGTGAAGCCTTGAGTAAACCTCATTTATATTTGCAAAATAGACTTTGAATACCTTTTGAAGCTTATGTGTTTCGTTTGCTCTGTTAATATGACAGCTGGTGAAATTTGTCAAGTAATATCGGAGCCTGTATTAATTATGCTCCAAGCTTACAAGTTTAGTTGCATTATTCTGATAACTAAGAAGTGCACCATCCATTATGCAATAATTATAGTGTATTTCTTTTGATTTATTGGTATGATCATCGGTGATATTCGCAAAAGATATCAGAGCATTTTGTGTTTACGTTCTGTGCACAAAAGTCCACTAGACATCATGCAGCATCCATCTTTCTAAAtgaaaaatatttacttcaagATATAGTAAATTTAGTGTTGTTCGATTGTTGGTTAATCAGTCCCACATGATAGGAGCATGTTTGTTATGTGTCAACATCTAGATTGGATGTCCTTTAAATAAAAGTCTTCCTAGCTACCTGCATTTTGAGATTGATATAATCGTAAAGATTTTCTAAGAGTTTAAACATCACCATGACCGAATAGACCCAAAAAGGAAAATGAAAAGGATAATAGAGTTCAAGGGATGAAACTGGTTCCTGTTGAAGCCACCTATGTGATTCTTGTAGATAGTATCTAGGCTCATTAGGGCCTCTTGGCCCTAGTGAATGTTCTTGCCCATAAATATTTTATGGTTCTTGGAAAATTATTCCCTGTTGTTGTTATCAAAGTCAGAGAGGTCTCAAAGATAATCAGAGAGTCAAGTGATCCTTCTTACTTCGAGCTGGGTGATCCCTTAATTTAGGGCAAGTAAATTCCCAAGTTTATTAAGCTAGGAGTTATAGAGTTTGTTGATATTTGTTATCAATGCTAAACCTCCACTTTTCATTTGCTTATTGCAGTCTACAAGGCCCGATCCACAACGGTTTCATAATATATTCTCAGTCTCACTTAAAATTACACAATATTTGATATATCACGCAAAACAAAATGCCAAGAGCATTTGCCTATCCAGAAGCATTACATGAAGAAATACTCAACTAATTAAGGCTTTTTTTGTTATCACAAGAATGTGCAattgtcttgtaattgttgataaaATTCTTTCATCGGTTGATTAAAAAGCATGTattattttggcattttcagACAGGACTTTCAGGTTCAAGTGCCATTGTTTGCGCTGCCTTAAACTGCCTCCTTGACTTCTACGGAATTAGACACCTTGTAAAAGTTGAAATCAGACCTGGGCTGATTCTTAGTGCAGAAAAGGAGCTTGGAATTGTTGCTGGTCTTCAAGACCGAGTTGCACAGGTCTATGGAGGCCTTGTCTACATGGTATGTAATATTACAAAGTttgaaggagaaagatattgaaGCAAGTGCATGAACGTGTGTATCACACAGAAACAAGACCACTATGACTGTAATGGATGTGTTTGCTTAGACACATCTTTCTATGTGGTTATTGCCTGCTTTTGTGTTTCTATTCACTAATGATCATTTTCAAAATTGACTCTGCAGGACTTTAGCAAGGAATATATGGATAAATCGGGGCATGGCATGTATACACCCATGGATATTAGTCTTCTCCCCCCACTGCATCTCATCTATGCCGAAAATCCAAGTGATTCTGGAAAGGTTGGTCTTGCATAATCTATTCTTGTCCTTAAACAAAGTCACATCTGTATTTTTTCTATGTATCAGAGACAACATTTTTCAACTTGTTAACCGTGTTTCTTTAATAGGCAAACATGCAAAGACTATGTGTGTCTTAGTTATCAGATCCAATGTCAAGTGGGTGGTGGAAAGCAGGTTTCAGTGAGATGGGCACTTAAGGATATATatgatcataataaatgatatatgtgtatttatatacatatacatacatacatacatacatatatatatatatatatatatatatatatatatatatatatatatatatattcagaatcataaagaaaaaacaaaaaaacactgGATACATATGCCTGGTGGCCATATGCTGAAGCGGTTCATATTCATTTTGAGTGCAGTTGGATATATAGCGACGTGATTGTTCAGTGATGTTATCTGAAATAAAACAGGTATTAATACTACAAAATTGAGTATTCACCTAGGTCCTAAACATATAGAGCATTCCTAGAATTAAGAAAATGATTGTTTATTTTCTCAGTATAATTTATCAAATTTATGATTTTTACTCCATTGCATCttacatttttattttactCCATTGCATCTTACCTTTTTACCTTTTCAACTTTTTCCTGTTAGCAACATAACATCacccaatattcttcaatttcacTTATAGATAATTGAATCAACGAAATGGGTGGAATTGCTGTTTtgcccaaaaaagaaaaggaacacCAAATGCAGAATTAAACGATAAGAAAGAAGTAACATATTAGTTTAATCTACTAGAGTCAAAATGTTAAATAATATGGCTTAAACaagtaaatgaattgatatgaAATGTCCAAATCTTCTTGATTTGTCTGTAGAGCTTACTTTAGAGTTGTGCTTGATAGCCAACACCAGTCTGATGAGAAAAAGCTTGTTTGTTGTTCTTATAATTCTGTAAATGTTTGGGATTCTTGGAGCTATGAGTTCTTATAGAAAAAGGATTAATTATAATTAGAATCTCTTTGGAATTCCTTGTCTGTTTCGAGATATAACTTTTCAATCTCCTTTACTGAAAGGCTGTCACACACCTCGCTCCTTTTGTTATAGTAAAATTATATGGCACTTTCAGGGCATTATGCAGTCATCTAATAAATCTTGCTGGTGAAATTGCCATACAACACATCTAAACCTGCCTGATTCAAGTACTTGTCAGGGCACAGTTTCTTTGATTGATAGTCATTGCTCTCTTGTATGTAGGTGCACAGCACTGTTCGGCAAAGGTGGCTGGAGGGTGATAAGTTTATAATATCATTGATGGAAGAAGTTGCACGGTTAGCTGTAGAGGGTCGCAAGGCTCTACTTGAAAAGAATTATATCAAACTTGCAGACCTAATGAACCGAAACTTTGAGCTTCGGAGGCAAGTAAAACTAATATTTTGACGAGGTGTATGACTGATATATTCTTCCTTTACAGCATATCTCAGCTTTACCGTGGTTATGTTATCTCTATAAGCTTCATAACTACTTGTAATTCATTGCATAGAAATACTTTAATCCAcatgtttaaaataaaatatcatcaaaTGTTTGCCTGATATAATCTTCTGTATGATGCTAAAAAAAAACCTATAGGTTTTCTTCATTGCTAGTAACAGCTCTATCCTCCTTTTTTAACTCTATCTGTTGGTCATGAAGAGAGACATTAGTGGCATACAGATTGCTATGAGATGCCATGCATGACTATATGCTCTTAGGAGAAGAATCAGTAGAAGTTTATGGAGGGAAAGGGGGAGGGGGATCTTAATCCTGGAAAAAGTTCTCTTTGGTTCAATATCTAGAAGAAATGTCACTGATGCAATAAAAACCTAGAATTTATATTAGGAACAAATAGTTATAGGCTTCTGTTCTCCATCATAGCTATGGATTTGTTAAATGTGTGGTGTTCTTATTTTCATTTCTGATGGAAACATTGGGGCTCTCCCATGTATTCTATGGATTTGTTACATGTGTGGTGGTGTTTACTTCTTCTGGTTACTCTGCCTTAAAATGTAGTCATAACTCATAAAGGTAAATTATTAATTGATGGACAATTGAAGTTCTGGAATTTCCATGTTGGCTAGAAAAGTACTTAAAGAGCAATGGATGAATCATAAGTGGGAGTTTAACACATTTTCTGTAATCTACTGGCTTTTTGCAGCTGCTCATATGGTTTAATCTTGCCTGTTGTTATGTGGTACAGTGACTGCCAATTTAAGGTTGTTTAGTCAAGGATTATATTTTCTCACTTTAGTGATTTATTTGTATTGCGTTACTCAGGCAAATGTTTGGAGATGACGTCCTGGGTTCTCTAAACATCCAGATGATTGAAGTTGCCAGGAGTGTTGGTGCTGCATCCAAGTTTACTGGCAGTGGAGGAGCTGTGGTTGCATTTTGCCCTGATGGACCCGATCAAGCTAAGCTTCTTGAAGAGGCTTGCAAAAAAGCTGGTTTTATTCTACAGCAGGCCATCGTTGTTCCACCTGTTCTTAATGATGAAGACATGAAAGCTTTATCTAGCTAATAAAATGTCTGGAGCTTGTTGATATTCTCTCTATTATTGACCAGCAGAACCACCATGAAATCTTGAGTCATTTATCGATTATCTTTTACATGATGGGTTACAGTTTTGTTTGCTTGGAGGAGGATTAAGAGTTTTGTTTTTGTCCATCTTGCATAGTAATAGttctgtttatattgttttcaattcttatatgataaagaaaatgaaaagaattggagatGTAGGTTAGGCCCAAGGCAGCTAGATGGGGCTTGCCATGGTGGTCACACCCCTCAAAAGGATTTTGGCATAATTATagcatgggtctctctctctctctctcaaaataaaAGATGCAGCTATATTGTAGACTCAACTACCACATGTCATAGGCTATATGCAGCTGCAAGGTTTG containing:
- the LOC103696387 gene encoding glucuronokinase 1-like, producing the protein MREPDDDDDGCCHRARGRKRTKVAAVAEMGAQEEGTIEHKVCARVGLLGNPSDVYFGRTISFSLGNFWASVRLEPSEDLVIRPHPIHDLVSFTSIHHLVHRLQSEGYYGGVRLLMAICKVFYKHCTDNNIKLKEGNFTLSYDTNIPRQTGLSGSSAIVCAALNCLLDFYGIRHLVKVEIRPGLILSAEKELGIVAGLQDRVAQVYGGLVYMDFSKEYMDKSGHGMYTPMDISLLPPLHLIYAENPSDSGKVHSTVRQRWLEGDKFIISLMEEVARLAVEGRKALLEKNYIKLADLMNRNFELRRQMFGDDVLGSLNIQMIEVARSVGAASKFTGSGGAVVAFCPDGPDQAKLLEEACKKAGFILQQAIVVPPVLNDEDMKALSS